From Chelatococcus sp. YT9, a single genomic window includes:
- a CDS encoding ABC transporter permease, whose amino-acid sequence MTRYVLHRLIASIPVIFLVTLIAFSIMQLVPGDPAAVIAGSNATQEEVELVRQQLGLNEPFLVRLMHWYGSLLQGDLGQSILLQRSVTSAIIERIPVTVSLTLYAMALTVTFGVTAGVIAAVYRGSWVDQACMASALLGVSLPNFWLALILIFAFAVGLGWFPTGGYVPFSEDPAGWLRALTLPAFTLGFLQMGLLARITRSSMLEVLNQDYVRTARAKGLPSWQIINRHALRNVVVPVVTVIGIITSHMVSGSVVIETVFSLPGIGRLVIQGILRRDYPVIQGGLLVTAVAFVLINLIVDVLYSRLDPRIRLAARA is encoded by the coding sequence ATGACACGCTATGTTCTGCATCGCCTGATCGCATCGATCCCGGTGATCTTTCTGGTCACGCTGATCGCTTTCTCGATCATGCAGCTCGTGCCCGGCGATCCCGCCGCGGTAATCGCCGGCTCGAATGCCACGCAGGAGGAGGTCGAGCTGGTGCGCCAGCAACTCGGGCTGAACGAGCCCTTCCTCGTGCGGCTGATGCATTGGTACGGCTCGCTGTTGCAGGGGGACCTTGGCCAGTCGATCCTGCTTCAGCGCAGCGTGACGAGCGCCATCATCGAGCGTATTCCCGTGACGGTGTCGCTGACCCTCTATGCCATGGCGTTGACGGTGACCTTCGGTGTTACGGCCGGCGTGATCGCGGCCGTTTACCGCGGCAGCTGGGTGGATCAGGCCTGCATGGCGAGCGCCCTGCTCGGCGTGTCCCTGCCAAATTTCTGGCTGGCGCTGATCCTGATCTTCGCCTTCGCGGTGGGGCTCGGCTGGTTTCCCACCGGCGGCTATGTTCCCTTCAGCGAGGATCCCGCTGGTTGGCTGAGGGCGCTTACTTTGCCTGCCTTCACGCTAGGTTTCCTGCAGATGGGCCTCCTCGCGCGCATCACGCGGTCAAGCATGCTGGAGGTCCTCAACCAGGACTATGTGCGGACCGCACGTGCGAAGGGCCTGCCGAGCTGGCAGATCATCAACAGGCATGCCCTGCGCAATGTCGTTGTGCCGGTCGTGACCGTCATCGGCATCATCACTAGCCACATGGTGAGCGGCTCAGTGGTCATCGAGACCGTTTTCTCGCTGCCCGGGATCGGGCGGCTGGTGATCCAGGGCATCCTGCGTCGCGACTATCCTGTTATTCAGGGCGGCCTGCTCGTGACCGCAGTCGCCTTCGTCCTGATCAACCTGATCGTCGACGTTCTTTATTCGCGGCTGGATCCACGCATTCGCCTCGCCGCGCGAGCGTGA
- a CDS encoding M81 family metallopeptidase, with product MPNIAIARLGHEGNSFASIKATLDDFKNFEWAKGEEAVSFYRGSNTEIGGAVAFFETHPEWRPTYLRCTFATPSGEVTRDTYEELLAELLSGLAEGPPDGSGRWDAVYLGQHGAMQVEGIDHADHDLLIRVREIIGDTPLGATYDLHANITQPQIDLCDIVVGYKCHPHTDMAETAQKCLSLLLKRVAGKIHPVGVVRPMNALLPSINARTTDGPMAEAAAFARGFAEGAGLLDLTIYQGYAYGDRAHAGASVVAYADGDGAAAERAVRATLGELRRIRNRLFIAMPTAATGMARALGIARQGQGPVAVIDSADYPGAGANADTPGLLRAVLDARPDVPTVMAFFWDPVTVAKAVEAGIGGEIEVALGGRLTRDFGAPVTARARVTRLTDGRIVNTGPFCNGLAFDYGQTAVLDIEGIQVIITETCLTVTDPSFFDLHGIDLSRIGILAIKAKNQFRAAFTSVFPTMIDVDVPGPAAYDFASLPFRRVPRTHFPFTRDA from the coding sequence CGGTTGCTTTCTTCGAAACTCATCCCGAATGGCGTCCTACTTATCTGCGCTGCACCTTCGCCACGCCTTCCGGGGAAGTCACGCGCGACACTTACGAGGAGCTTCTCGCGGAGCTGCTTTCCGGGCTGGCAGAGGGTCCGCCCGATGGATCCGGCCGTTGGGATGCGGTCTATCTCGGCCAGCACGGTGCCATGCAGGTCGAGGGCATCGACCACGCCGACCACGACCTTCTCATCCGCGTGCGCGAGATCATCGGTGACACGCCCCTCGGCGCAACCTATGACCTCCATGCCAACATCACGCAGCCGCAGATCGACCTGTGCGATATCGTCGTCGGCTACAAATGCCACCCTCATACGGACATGGCCGAGACGGCGCAGAAGTGCCTGTCCTTGCTCCTCAAGCGTGTAGCCGGCAAAATTCATCCCGTGGGTGTGGTACGGCCGATGAATGCGCTCTTGCCGAGCATCAATGCGCGCACCACTGACGGTCCCATGGCTGAAGCCGCGGCTTTCGCCAGAGGGTTCGCGGAGGGCGCGGGCCTCCTCGATCTGACGATCTACCAGGGTTATGCCTATGGTGATCGGGCGCATGCCGGCGCCTCGGTCGTCGCCTATGCCGATGGGGATGGCGCGGCGGCGGAGCGGGCGGTCCGTGCCACGCTCGGTGAGCTTCGGCGGATCCGTAATCGCCTGTTCATTGCCATGCCGACGGCCGCGACCGGAATGGCGCGCGCACTCGGCATCGCGCGGCAGGGCCAAGGTCCTGTCGCCGTGATCGATTCCGCGGATTATCCTGGCGCCGGCGCCAATGCGGACACCCCCGGCCTGCTCCGCGCCGTGCTCGACGCCCGGCCCGACGTGCCGACGGTGATGGCGTTTTTCTGGGATCCCGTGACCGTCGCCAAGGCGGTTGAGGCGGGTATCGGCGGAGAGATCGAGGTTGCGCTGGGCGGGCGGCTGACACGTGACTTCGGTGCTCCCGTCACGGCGCGCGCACGCGTCACGCGCCTGACAGACGGGCGGATCGTCAATACCGGCCCGTTCTGCAATGGCCTTGCGTTCGACTATGGCCAGACGGCCGTTCTCGACATCGAAGGTATTCAGGTCATCATCACGGAGACCTGCCTGACCGTGACCGATCCCAGTTTCTTCGATCTACACGGCATCGATCTCAGCCGCATCGGTATTCTTGCCATCAAGGCGAAGAACCAGTTCCGCGCGGCGTTCACCAGCGTCTTCCCAACCATGATCGACGTTGATGTGCCGGGCCCCGCGGCGTACGATTTCGCCAGCCTCCCGTTCCGGCGCGTGCCGCGGACGCATTTTCCATTCACGCGCGACGCGTGA
- a CDS encoding dihydrodipicolinate synthase family protein — protein MKIDAVTFHDLARSVIAVPPLAQTSALTLAKSANAALIKYLEQGGVSTLMYGGNANFYNLPVSAYAETLAFLVEAVSPQTWIIPAVGPDFGRMVDQAHIVRDLKFPTAMALPAYAGSYTSAGLATSLRYLSDKIGAPILMYAKHDRCIAPSDLRRLVDDGVVGWVKYAVVRRDPAEDDFLRALVEVIDPRRIISGIGERPVITHFESFGLSSFTSGSVAVAPRLSSALLAALQADDRAAAHAIRELFMPLEDCRDAFGPARTIHDAVTLAGVADMGPIAPLQSNLDEAERAQVTAAARALANHDVAAMAA, from the coding sequence ATGAAGATTGATGCGGTCACCTTTCACGATCTCGCTCGGTCCGTTATCGCCGTTCCTCCGCTGGCCCAAACGTCCGCGCTGACCTTGGCGAAGTCTGCCAACGCCGCCCTGATCAAATATCTCGAGCAAGGCGGGGTCTCGACTTTGATGTATGGCGGCAACGCCAATTTTTACAACCTGCCCGTCAGCGCCTATGCCGAAACGCTCGCCTTTCTCGTCGAAGCCGTCTCTCCACAGACGTGGATCATTCCGGCGGTCGGGCCGGACTTCGGCCGCATGGTCGATCAGGCACACATTGTGCGCGACCTCAAGTTTCCGACCGCGATGGCGCTTCCCGCCTATGCCGGCAGCTACACCTCCGCCGGGCTTGCCACGTCGCTGCGCTACTTGTCGGACAAGATCGGCGCGCCAATCCTCATGTATGCCAAGCATGATCGCTGCATTGCGCCATCAGATCTCCGGCGGCTCGTGGATGACGGTGTCGTCGGCTGGGTGAAATATGCGGTCGTGCGCCGGGATCCCGCTGAAGACGATTTTCTACGCGCGCTCGTTGAGGTCATCGATCCTCGGCGCATCATCAGCGGTATTGGCGAGCGTCCGGTCATCACCCATTTTGAGAGCTTTGGCCTGTCGAGTTTCACCTCGGGCTCCGTGGCGGTCGCCCCGCGCCTGTCGAGCGCGCTCTTGGCGGCGCTCCAGGCCGATGATCGCGCCGCGGCCCATGCCATTCGAGAGCTTTTCATGCCGCTCGAGGATTGTCGCGACGCCTTTGGTCCGGCCCGTACAATCCATGATGCGGTGACGCTCGCGGGTGTGGCCGATATGGGGCCGATCGCGCCATTGCAGAGCAATCTCGACGAGGCGGAGCGGGCTCAAGTCACTGCGGCAGCGCGCGCCCTTGCCAATCATGACGTCGCTGCCATGGCAGCCTGA
- a CDS encoding ABC transporter substrate-binding protein — protein sequence MLISRRGLIAGAPATALMLTNRKAFAQTAGKKGGDIIVGINSPIPSLDIMGTTDDVGRIINLHLYEALVTRDEKLQPSAGLAESWEISPDGLTYTFKLRKGVKFHNGKEMTATDVKASIERYQRMSLRRRYLDQIAEVRIVDPGTVAIKLKAPQPLFLNNFSQPEVLVAILPAEDGDKDPGKTSFIGTGPYKLVENKADSHVKLARFDDYALDTRYPGPSGYGGRKDALFDTLTFRIIAEPSAMVAAIETGEIHLADLVPEHAVPGLKNNKALTVINRMPTAMQNLALNMAVPPMDKLPFRQAITAILDMDEILAGASDGNYRLNPYLQYPGYPLYPEGIKAPLYNVKNAEQAKKLVAEAGYKDEVIQIISASTFPWHSNTALIISELLKSIGIKTQIETMDWPAVVALRVKKTGWSLNPGQFGTGPWLGDPVLSIGDLGGKTSPNNVEDPALAQMVADMQLKPTAEERKEAWYKAQQHILDNVLSIKLGDIGQTQVRSNKVVGFTPFRTTRLWGVSFA from the coding sequence ATGTTGATTTCACGCAGAGGATTGATCGCGGGCGCCCCGGCGACGGCCCTGATGTTGACGAACCGCAAGGCTTTCGCGCAGACCGCCGGTAAGAAAGGCGGCGACATCATCGTCGGCATCAACAGTCCCATTCCGTCGCTCGACATCATGGGCACCACTGACGATGTCGGGCGGATCATCAACCTGCATCTCTACGAAGCACTCGTGACACGCGACGAGAAATTGCAGCCCTCGGCAGGTCTCGCGGAATCCTGGGAGATCTCTCCCGATGGGCTGACCTACACCTTCAAGTTGCGCAAGGGGGTGAAGTTTCACAACGGCAAGGAGATGACCGCGACGGACGTCAAGGCGTCCATCGAGCGCTACCAGCGCATGAGCCTGCGCCGACGCTATCTCGACCAGATCGCGGAGGTCAGGATCGTCGATCCCGGCACTGTGGCGATCAAGCTCAAGGCGCCGCAGCCGCTTTTTCTGAACAACTTCAGCCAGCCGGAAGTTCTGGTGGCGATCCTGCCGGCAGAAGATGGCGACAAGGACCCGGGTAAGACAAGTTTCATCGGCACAGGCCCTTACAAGCTCGTCGAGAACAAGGCCGACAGCCACGTGAAGCTGGCACGTTTCGATGACTACGCGCTTGATACGCGCTATCCCGGCCCGAGCGGCTACGGCGGTCGTAAGGACGCGTTGTTCGACACGCTGACGTTCCGCATCATCGCCGAACCGTCTGCCATGGTCGCGGCCATTGAGACGGGTGAGATCCATCTCGCCGACCTCGTGCCGGAGCACGCGGTTCCCGGCCTCAAGAACAACAAGGCGCTCACGGTCATCAACCGCATGCCGACGGCCATGCAAAATCTGGCCCTGAACATGGCCGTTCCACCCATGGACAAGTTGCCGTTCCGGCAGGCTATCACAGCCATCCTGGATATGGACGAAATCCTTGCTGGTGCGAGCGACGGTAACTATCGCCTCAATCCTTACCTGCAATATCCGGGGTATCCCCTGTATCCGGAAGGCATCAAAGCGCCTCTCTATAATGTGAAGAACGCAGAGCAGGCCAAGAAGCTGGTTGCGGAAGCGGGGTATAAAGATGAAGTTATTCAGATTATCAGCGCAAGCACCTTCCCCTGGCATTCGAATACCGCGCTCATCATCTCGGAGCTGCTGAAATCGATCGGCATCAAAACGCAGATCGAAACGATGGATTGGCCGGCGGTGGTCGCGTTGCGCGTGAAGAAAACCGGCTGGTCGCTCAACCCGGGCCAGTTCGGCACCGGCCCCTGGCTCGGCGATCCGGTTCTGTCGATCGGCGACCTCGGCGGGAAGACGTCCCCGAACAATGTCGAGGATCCCGCCCTGGCGCAGATGGTTGCGGATATGCAGCTAAAGCCCACTGCGGAAGAACGCAAAGAGGCGTGGTACAAGGCGCAACAGCACATTCTCGACAATGTTCTGTCGATCAAGCTGGGCGACATTGGCCAGACACAGGTGCGCAGCAACAAGGTTGTCGGCTTCACGCCGTTCCGCACCACGCGTCTGTGGGGCGTCAGCTTTGCATGA
- a CDS encoding peroxidase-related enzyme (This protein belongs to a clade of uncharacterized proteins related to peroxidases such as the alkylhydroperoxidase AhpD.), producing MSEPVQNSPVHEFTAEPLQWVPYLTPVRLEEATPEQLDAMKVTPSNKKVSDYVLTLAHDPESLAVRSPLFNAIMYGRDGLSRAERELGAVGASIVNHCVYCASVHAAQFNRLTERTDVIERIFADGAAAELEEHQQVIFDFAVKLSETPPAVTHEDAAVLRDCGLSALEIADLVLSAAIFGWANRLMHTLGEPRRPPAKPAA from the coding sequence ATGAGCGAACCAGTCCAGAACAGCCCCGTTCATGAATTCACGGCCGAGCCCCTGCAATGGGTGCCTTATCTCACGCCGGTGCGGCTGGAGGAGGCGACGCCGGAACAGCTTGATGCAATGAAGGTCACGCCGTCCAACAAGAAGGTGTCCGATTATGTGCTGACCCTGGCGCATGATCCGGAATCGCTCGCGGTGCGCTCGCCGCTATTCAACGCCATCATGTACGGCCGGGACGGTCTGTCGCGCGCGGAGCGCGAGCTTGGCGCGGTCGGTGCTTCGATCGTCAATCACTGCGTCTATTGCGCCTCGGTTCACGCGGCTCAATTCAACCGCCTCACGGAACGCACGGATGTCATCGAGCGGATCTTCGCCGATGGGGCAGCCGCGGAACTGGAGGAACACCAGCAGGTGATCTTTGATTTTGCGGTGAAGCTATCCGAGACGCCTCCGGCCGTGACCCACGAGGATGCCGCCGTGCTGCGCGACTGTGGCCTCTCAGCCTTGGAAATTGCCGACCTCGTGCTGTCCGCGGCCATATTCGGCTGGGCCAACCGGCTCATGCACACCCTCGGCGAGCCGCGCCGCCCGCCCGCCAAGCCCGCGGCTTGA
- a CDS encoding CMD domain protein, translated as MQTDIIERIAGIAAGSPLAEALKARAEIMKLSDASHDAVLRPKAPGGLSHAVRAALAARMAVWLGDDALAGHYRTLLVEAGRAGSDLAATVATPEAAPRDRRLAAIVRHADLLTREPRAATRDDIQALRAAGVEESDIVRLSELTAFVNYQARVIAGFRSLQGVL; from the coding sequence ATGCAGACAGACATCATCGAACGGATCGCCGGCATCGCGGCAGGATCTCCCCTCGCGGAAGCCTTGAAGGCAAGGGCTGAGATCATGAAGTTGAGCGACGCGAGTCATGACGCCGTATTGCGGCCCAAGGCACCCGGAGGATTGAGCCATGCCGTTCGCGCGGCGCTCGCCGCCCGCATGGCCGTATGGCTAGGCGATGATGCACTGGCGGGGCATTACCGAACCTTGCTCGTCGAGGCAGGAAGAGCCGGTTCCGACCTCGCTGCCACAGTGGCGACGCCGGAGGCCGCGCCGCGGGATCGGCGCCTCGCGGCAATCGTCCGCCATGCCGACCTGTTGACCCGGGAACCAAGAGCCGCCACACGCGACGACATCCAGGCGCTCAGGGCCGCGGGGGTCGAAGAGTCGGATATCGTGAGGCTGTCCGAGCTCACCGCCTTTGTGAATTATCAGGCCCGCGTCATCGCAGGCTTCCGCAGCCTTCAGGGCGTATTGTGA
- a CDS encoding LysR family transcriptional regulator, giving the protein MNFETLDLRQLDAFAAVMSAGSITGAARLLGRSQPAVTRLIQELEANLGFALLHRNGPRITPTNRGVLFHEEVERLLVSLKHMRERAIAISDDAPLAIEIAAIPALAAGLVPRALAVIDEALLPSQVHVQSAPAERVVQSVLARSADVGVASLPLEHPGLDIQWIGEAPCVAAVPAGDPLARGEVVRLADLAGRRIVTMANPYRLRRRIDEGLREAGVTPSAILDTNASFTALGVARTGFGVALVEPATAYSLPIEGLAIRPLDVHIPFVFGIVTPLAKPLTPAIEALISAFDVVSAALVPGLKRLDPGGRESLADVLYGHDRPPAGEDRDPSASRQEGTDL; this is encoded by the coding sequence ATGAATTTTGAGACCTTAGACCTCAGGCAATTGGATGCTTTCGCAGCCGTTATGTCGGCCGGAAGCATCACCGGAGCGGCGCGTCTGCTTGGGCGCTCGCAGCCGGCCGTGACGCGCCTGATTCAGGAGCTCGAGGCCAACCTCGGCTTTGCGCTGCTGCACCGGAATGGTCCACGTATCACGCCGACCAATCGTGGCGTGCTGTTTCACGAGGAGGTCGAGCGCCTGCTCGTCAGCCTGAAACACATGCGCGAACGCGCCATCGCTATCAGCGACGATGCGCCGCTCGCGATCGAGATTGCTGCTATTCCGGCCCTGGCGGCTGGTCTTGTGCCAAGAGCGTTGGCGGTTATCGACGAGGCGCTCCTGCCAAGCCAGGTGCATGTGCAATCCGCGCCGGCGGAACGGGTCGTGCAATCCGTTCTGGCGCGTTCCGCCGATGTCGGGGTGGCGAGCCTGCCGCTGGAGCATCCCGGGCTTGATATCCAGTGGATCGGCGAAGCGCCCTGCGTGGCTGCGGTGCCGGCGGGGGATCCGCTCGCGCGCGGCGAGGTGGTCCGTCTCGCCGATCTGGCGGGCCGGCGTATTGTCACCATGGCGAATCCCTATCGGTTGCGGCGGCGCATCGATGAAGGATTGAGGGAGGCTGGCGTAACGCCGTCCGCCATTCTCGATACCAACGCGTCATTCACGGCGCTCGGTGTCGCGCGGACCGGCTTCGGAGTGGCGCTCGTCGAGCCGGCGACCGCCTACAGCCTGCCGATCGAAGGACTGGCGATAAGGCCGCTCGACGTCCACATCCCTTTCGTGTTCGGCATCGTCACGCCGCTTGCGAAACCACTGACACCAGCCATCGAGGCCTTGATCAGCGCCTTCGATGTGGTCTCCGCCGCGCTCGTGCCCGGATTGAAGCGGCTTGATCCCGGGGGGCGTGAGAGCCTCGCTGACGTCCTCTATGGTCACGACCGCCCGCCAGCGGGGGAGGACCGTGATCCATCGGCTTCCCGCCAGGAAGGGACGGACCTATGA
- a CDS encoding FadR/GntR family transcriptional regulator, protein MSKHMSGDEAEMGSNVAKYRPAQRLRLGDQLYEQILQRIVSGEYAEGARLPSENQLSDVFGVSRSIVREALSRLQVDGLVAARQGSGTYVQRRPNSEFFDYAPKGAVADVLRFFELRIAIEGEAAYHAAQRRTEADLAHIQSINQRLEAIIGAHQVGSEIDIELHEAIAEAAHNELFVATLRNLRPLFDAGLKMTRGLSLKKRPERHRLVQDEHAAIISALVEGNADRARTAMRHHIDNARTRLVSDTEP, encoded by the coding sequence ATGTCGAAACATATGTCGGGTGACGAGGCCGAGATGGGCAGTAATGTTGCGAAATATCGGCCGGCGCAGCGTTTGCGCCTGGGAGACCAGCTCTACGAGCAGATCCTCCAGCGCATCGTATCTGGCGAGTATGCGGAAGGGGCTCGCCTGCCCTCAGAGAATCAGTTGTCTGACGTCTTCGGAGTTTCCCGTTCCATCGTGCGCGAGGCATTGTCCCGGCTGCAGGTCGATGGGCTCGTCGCGGCCAGGCAAGGCTCCGGCACCTACGTGCAGCGCCGGCCGAACTCGGAGTTCTTCGACTATGCGCCGAAGGGCGCGGTCGCCGACGTATTGCGATTCTTCGAACTGCGGATCGCCATTGAAGGCGAGGCGGCCTACCACGCCGCGCAACGTCGCACCGAGGCGGATCTCGCGCATATCCAGTCGATCAATCAAAGGCTCGAGGCCATCATCGGCGCGCACCAGGTGGGAAGCGAAATCGATATCGAGTTGCATGAGGCGATCGCTGAAGCGGCCCACAACGAACTCTTCGTCGCAACGCTGCGCAATCTCCGCCCCCTGTTCGATGCCGGCCTGAAGATGACGCGCGGGCTGTCGCTGAAAAAGCGCCCGGAACGCCACCGCCTCGTCCAGGACGAGCATGCGGCGATTATCTCAGCGCTCGTCGAAGGTAACGCCGATCGGGCACGAACAGCCATGCGCCATCACATCGACAATGCCCGGACGCGGCTGGTTTCCGATACCGAGCCTTAG
- a CDS encoding amidohydrolase/deacetylase family metallohydrolase produces the protein MAYDLLIKNGHVIDPAQGLDGPHDIAFVDGRVAAVASSISDASAKEVRDADGLYVVPGLIDLHTHVYWGATFLGVEADRVARASGMTTAVDAGSAGAGNIRGLIDLVAPLSPVRILAFINLSLVGIFVGDGVHVGEAEDLRFLDIPLCVQAARAYADHVVGVKIRVGASTTGALGAIPLHMAIRAAELAGNLPVMVHIGAGMPPRIEDIVDPLRPGDVLTHYCTPKENSPLTRGGQLRDCMIAAKERGVIMDVGHGSGSFGFDVARVMLESGLAPDVISSDVHMKCIDGPAYDVLATMSKFLVLGMPLAEVIRAATAAPAAVCRRPDLGTLRQGALGDATLLEIRKGPVVFTDSIGGTLQGDRRFVPRGSVISGQWWHDGAAAA, from the coding sequence ATGGCTTATGATTTGCTGATAAAGAATGGCCATGTCATCGACCCCGCCCAGGGTCTCGATGGCCCCCATGATATCGCCTTCGTCGATGGCCGCGTTGCGGCTGTCGCTTCCTCGATCAGCGATGCCTCGGCGAAGGAGGTGCGCGATGCAGATGGGCTCTATGTCGTACCCGGCTTGATCGATCTGCATACTCATGTCTATTGGGGGGCGACCTTTCTTGGCGTCGAGGCCGACCGCGTTGCCCGCGCATCCGGCATGACGACGGCGGTCGACGCAGGCAGCGCGGGCGCGGGCAATATTCGTGGCCTCATTGACCTTGTCGCGCCTCTTTCCCCAGTGCGGATACTCGCTTTCATCAATCTTAGCCTCGTCGGCATATTTGTCGGAGACGGCGTGCACGTCGGGGAGGCCGAGGACCTTCGCTTTCTTGATATTCCCCTCTGTGTGCAGGCCGCCAGGGCCTACGCTGATCATGTCGTGGGCGTGAAGATCCGCGTCGGCGCATCGACCACCGGTGCGCTCGGCGCTATCCCGTTGCACATGGCCATACGGGCGGCGGAGTTGGCCGGCAACTTGCCCGTCATGGTGCACATCGGCGCAGGCATGCCGCCCCGCATCGAGGATATCGTCGATCCGCTGCGACCCGGCGATGTGCTGACCCATTACTGCACGCCCAAGGAAAACTCGCCCCTGACCAGGGGGGGGCAGCTTCGTGACTGCATGATCGCCGCCAAGGAACGCGGCGTTATCATGGACGTCGGGCATGGGTCCGGCTCTTTCGGCTTCGATGTGGCTCGCGTCATGTTGGAATCCGGCCTCGCCCCGGATGTGATTTCCAGCGATGTCCATATGAAATGCATCGATGGACCTGCCTATGACGTCCTCGCGACGATGTCGAAGTTCCTAGTACTTGGCATGCCGCTTGCGGAGGTGATCCGCGCTGCCACGGCGGCGCCTGCCGCCGTTTGTCGGCGGCCCGATCTCGGCACGCTGCGACAGGGCGCTCTCGGCGATGCAACGCTTCTCGAAATTCGCAAGGGTCCGGTGGTGTTTACGGATAGCATCGGTGGAACGCTGCAAGGGGATCGACGTTTCGTGCCGCGCGGCAGCGTCATATCCGGCCAATGGTGGCATGACGGAGCCGCTGCCGCTTAA
- a CDS encoding ABC transporter permease, producing the protein MEPRQRFWRSRVFRQLIAHRSFVFGFTIVAFVTLVAIMAGWLITHDPLRIQMRFRFQPPFSGQFWFGTDHLGRDLYSRLVMGARVSLRIGFWVMIVSGVLGTIVGACAGYFRAFDGIIMRCMDALMAFPSIMLAIAIAAALGPSDLNVVLALSAIYVPSTARIVRASVLVVREMSYVEAAISSGVRPLVVLLRHVLPNSFAPLIVQLSFIFAYAVLAEAVLSFLGVGTPPPTPSWGNIIADGRAYIREAPWITLIPGLAVTLTVLALNLLGDALRDVLDPRLKDRADA; encoded by the coding sequence GTGGAACCCCGGCAGCGCTTCTGGCGCTCCCGGGTCTTCCGCCAGTTGATTGCACATCGCAGCTTCGTCTTCGGATTTACGATCGTTGCATTTGTGACCCTGGTCGCGATCATGGCGGGGTGGCTCATCACCCATGATCCTCTCCGCATCCAGATGCGCTTCCGCTTCCAGCCACCCTTCAGCGGACAGTTCTGGTTCGGAACCGATCATCTCGGACGCGATCTCTATAGCCGCCTCGTGATGGGCGCGCGCGTGTCACTGCGGATCGGCTTCTGGGTCATGATCGTCTCCGGTGTACTTGGAACGATCGTTGGGGCGTGCGCCGGATACTTCCGCGCGTTCGATGGCATCATCATGCGCTGCATGGATGCCTTGATGGCATTCCCCTCGATCATGCTGGCGATTGCGATCGCCGCTGCGCTCGGGCCTTCCGACCTCAATGTCGTGCTCGCCCTCTCCGCGATCTATGTTCCGAGCACCGCGCGGATCGTCAGGGCGTCCGTTCTCGTCGTGCGCGAGATGAGCTACGTGGAGGCGGCGATTTCCTCGGGCGTGAGGCCCCTCGTGGTGCTTCTGCGTCACGTCCTGCCGAACAGCTTCGCCCCGCTGATCGTGCAGCTCAGCTTCATCTTCGCCTATGCCGTCCTCGCCGAGGCGGTGCTCAGCTTCCTCGGCGTCGGCACGCCGCCCCCCACACCTAGCTGGGGCAACATCATCGCTGACGGGCGCGCCTATATTCGCGAGGCCCCTTGGATCACCCTCATCCCAGGGCTTGCCGTGACCTTGACCGTGCTTGCGCTCAACCTTCTCGGCGATGCGCTTCGCGACGTGCTCGATCCACGTTTGAAAGACAGGGCGGACGCATGA